The proteins below come from a single Deinococcus humi genomic window:
- a CDS encoding response regulator, which produces MPQIFIVDDSISVRKALEITFKRHSLDSFSAISAEQALETLAEGPHFDLMMADVIMPGMSGLELCSELRRDGRFDHLPIVLMSGNVDEDIKRQAREAGANGVLRKPFSPDELIPMVEELLRAAETAAVEIPQPEPAAVSAPSQLERLVAEYRRRGDVEDLIVLDGQGQVVLPSGESGTPGAADRLPMYARHFVATANVIGQHLLGDELQAVTLRYAGREAIFHPQDGFLVIALTRADLKTLN; this is translated from the coding sequence ATGCCCCAGATCTTTATCGTCGACGACAGCATCAGTGTCCGCAAGGCACTGGAGATCACCTTCAAACGCCATTCGCTGGATTCGTTCAGCGCCATCAGTGCCGAGCAGGCCCTGGAAACCCTGGCGGAAGGGCCCCATTTCGACCTGATGATGGCCGATGTGATCATGCCCGGCATGAGCGGCCTGGAGCTGTGTTCCGAACTGCGGCGCGATGGCCGCTTCGATCACCTGCCCATCGTGCTGATGAGCGGCAACGTCGACGAGGACATCAAGCGGCAGGCCCGTGAGGCCGGCGCAAACGGTGTGCTGCGTAAGCCCTTCAGCCCCGACGAACTGATCCCGATGGTGGAGGAACTGCTGCGCGCCGCAGAGACCGCCGCAGTAGAGATCCCCCAGCCCGAGCCCGCAGCGGTGAGTGCCCCCAGCCAGCTCGAGCGTCTGGTGGCCGAGTACCGCCGCCGGGGCGACGTCGAGGACCTGATCGTTCTGGATGGGCAGGGACAGGTCGTGCTGCCCTCTGGCGAGTCGGGTACGCCCGGCGCGGCGGACCGCCTGCCGATGTACGCCCGGCACTTCGTCGCCACCGCCAATGTGATCGGTCAGCACCTGCTGGGCGATGAGCTGCAGGCCGTGACCCTGCGTTACGCGGGACGCGAAGCGATCTTCCATCCTCAGGACGGATTTCTGGTCATCGCCCTGACCCGCGCGGACCTCAAAACCCTGAACTGA
- a CDS encoding DUF4388 domain-containing protein: MTAFQTGLSVLTVLNDPSRAAMYSHLAELAGVTVIQADGALHALTQLERTQVNAIICDAQMTDMSGAEFRSILEDDAQTGAVPIYLIGDDEQDAPGQPTNSAGPQVLAEALEALGVDDSAYPLPLRTTARPQLSGQLEPFSLSEFLNWAAELSCSGHWLITVSSAGRLPRGGHLTMSAGRLTYAEFAGRAGRGAVLELLRHSEQGGGQFRFYDCSSLPPGCQPDLSAPTNRLLMELAVDLDETSAHLH; this comes from the coding sequence ATGACCGCCTTCCAGACAGGCCTGTCGGTCCTGACCGTTCTCAACGACCCTTCGCGCGCCGCGATGTACAGCCACCTGGCCGAGCTCGCCGGGGTAACGGTGATTCAGGCCGACGGCGCGCTGCATGCCCTGACCCAGCTGGAGCGCACCCAGGTGAACGCGATCATCTGTGACGCGCAGATGACCGACATGAGCGGCGCAGAGTTCCGGAGCATTCTGGAGGATGATGCCCAGACCGGGGCGGTCCCCATCTACCTGATTGGCGACGATGAACAGGACGCCCCAGGGCAGCCCACCAACTCCGCCGGGCCGCAGGTCCTGGCTGAAGCGCTCGAGGCGCTGGGCGTGGACGACTCGGCCTATCCGTTGCCGCTGCGGACCACCGCCCGGCCCCAGCTCTCAGGACAGCTCGAACCGTTCAGCCTGAGCGAGTTCCTGAACTGGGCCGCCGAACTGTCCTGCAGCGGCCACTGGCTGATCACAGTCAGCTCGGCCGGTCGCCTGCCCCGTGGCGGACACCTGACCATGAGTGCGGGCCGCTTGACCTACGCCGAGTTCGCGGGCCGCGCGGGCCGTGGCGCAGTGCTGGAACTGCTGCGCCATAGCGAGCAGGGAGGTGGCCAGTTCCGCTTCTACGACTGCTCCAGCCTGCCGCCGGGCTGCCAGCCTGATTTGTCGGCCCCGACCAACCGGCTGCTGATGGAACTCGCTGTCGACCTCGACGAAACCTCTGCCCATCTGCACTGA